From the genome of Sphingobacterium kitahiroshimense, one region includes:
- a CDS encoding PRTRC system ThiF family protein: MNTAKTAIHFTDNYLLNPTNPISVNLIGAGGTGSKVLTALMEINESLIALGHAGLQVRLWDDDVITSANLGRQRFFESETGLYKSVALINRINRCIGTNWKAETVKFEKDKFGRIPEKARAIITITCVDNVQARFGVAEILKEISYRRHYQDEPKYWLDFGNSQDTGQVLLSTIGEIKQPNSEKYQTVASLPFVTDEFGELLKQSEQEDNTPSCSLAEALEHQDLFINSSLTQMGCSLLWNLFRRGMTEYKGFFHNLKDFRTHPIKVA, from the coding sequence ATGAATACAGCAAAAACAGCAATCCATTTTACGGACAATTATCTGCTCAATCCGACAAACCCAATTTCGGTAAACCTTATCGGGGCAGGTGGCACAGGCTCAAAAGTATTGACCGCTTTAATGGAAATAAACGAGAGCTTGATAGCGTTGGGACACGCAGGGTTGCAAGTCCGCCTTTGGGATGATGATGTTATCACGAGTGCCAATTTAGGCAGACAGCGTTTTTTTGAAAGTGAAACAGGATTGTACAAATCGGTTGCATTGATAAACCGTATCAATCGTTGCATCGGTACAAATTGGAAAGCCGAAACGGTAAAATTTGAAAAGGACAAGTTTGGCAGAATACCCGAAAAAGCAAGGGCAATCATTACTATTACTTGTGTGGACAATGTACAGGCGAGGTTTGGCGTTGCTGAAATTCTTAAAGAAATAAGTTACCGCAGACACTACCAAGATGAGCCGAAATATTGGTTGGATTTTGGCAACAGCCAAGATACAGGACAAGTGCTACTATCTACTATCGGAGAGATAAAGCAACCCAATTCAGAGAAATACCAAACGGTGGCAAGCCTGCCATTTGTTACCGATGAATTTGGCGAATTGCTGAAGCAATCCGAACAAGAGGATAACACGCCAAGTTGCTCACTTGCCGAAGCGTTGGAACACCAGGACTTGTTTATCAATTCCTCATTAACCCAAATGGGTTGTTCTTTGCTGTGGAACTTATTTCGCAGGGGAATGACTGAATACAAAGGATTTTTTCACAATCTGAAAGATTTCCGCACCCACCCGATAAAAGTCGCCTGA